TGCGAGGACACGAATCGAAAATTCGGAAGATCAGACACACCGAACTTGCAGATGGAAAAACTCTCTGGCTCCGTGGCATCGCCTGGTGAGTTGCCATCATAAAAGAGGAAGAACTAGAGAACTTTTATTCTCAACAACGCCGCATCCTCCACCATAGCGTTGTCGACGGGGAGCACACTTAAAATACTGAACACTTCTTGATACGTCTAATGGGATCCGATGTTCCCCATCCTCGCAGCTTCAGGATAGCGGCAAGAAGCAAGGGGAACCGGCAAATCTTTGTGCTAGCTACAACCTTGCCGTCTTCCTAGAACCCTAGTTGGTGTGTTCAGGATTTTGGTTGCCCGTTGTTGGTAAATGACATGTacccctccgatccaaaataagtgccCCGGCTTTGAACTAAGCCTagttcactttttttttttgagaaacatctggctttattgattcaataaCCAAAGTACAAGTGATCGAATTGAAACgaaaaccaacaacaaaaaacctAATGAAAATAAAAGTTACATCAAGATTTTTTGAAGTAAACAACTCTTGATCCGTCATCTGTATCTTGAAAACTCTCCATGCCTTTGtgatgaaattgcagaagACTAGAGCTGCCCAAGATGGACTAACCGCATAGGATTTGAATAGCCGCATGAGTCGCTCACCTCAATCGATGAGAACCCAATATCGTTGAACGCACTGTGACCTGGGACACACCCCTTGCAAAGAAGGTTGTCGAACTGCTGATTCATCGCCGAACATACTAGAAAGAAGACCACAATAACGAAAATACAAACCGCGAGATCCACTAGCTCCATGTATTAGATCGTGTTGACTACGCCAGGGAGAAGATAGAGCTGGGAGACTATTATTCCATACGCCGTCGCCTCATCCACCAAGACGCCGTCATGAAGATACAAAACATCACAAAAAGGTAAACAAACTGGAACCAGACATTGATCTATGGTTTCTTTCGTCACCCGATGCCGAATTGGCGGTTGGAGACGAGAGGAATCCAAATAAAAATGCTGATTGGACGGCTCCGGACGGCTAGGGTACCGCCTCTGTCGTGACTGTACTCTCCCGGCGGCTATGGTACGAGCAAGTGTGCCTACTTCACAAAGTTccgacacttattttgaacCGGAAGGCCGTACATTTTTGTTGCATACAAATTTTTTATGATGCCCTAACGATCTCAGCCCACAACAGTTCATCGTattctaattttattttacaacTCATCATTTTCAAGCCCAAACTTGAAAGCCCAGTCCAGCCGTCCATGCCCAATCCATACTCCAGTCACTGTCTGTAGTCTGGGCCTCAGCCCACCACGCATCCCACCAGTCCGCCGCCACAGCCTCGCTCTAgggtttctctctctcccgtctCTCTCCTCCCAATCGAATCGGAATCCATGGAGTCGTCGCGGTCGCGGAAGCGCACGCGTCAAGAGTTggatggcgccggcgcgccgccgccggagcgggAAGTGGTAAGTATCCTTTGCTTGAGGTATTATGCCTACGGTTAGGGCTTGGGTGTTCGGGTTTGTTCTGACGTGGATTTCGCGGCTGCCTCCGGTGCTGCAGGTAGCGAGGGGCGGCGTGTCGCCGCCGTGGAGGGATGACGACCGCGACGGACACTATGTGTTTGACCTCGGCGAGAACTTGACCCGCCGGTGTAAGCACCCGTCTGTTAGGCCTATTGTTAATTCATATCTAGCATAcgtatttgttttatgtatACGTGATTTATCAATGCAAACATATTTCAGCGAAAAAGGgtggataatttttttttctatgtgcACACTTTTAAGGTGGAtgaatatttgttttatgcatACGTAATTTGTGACTAATGGTGGTCTTTATTTGTACTTTGTTTGAGTGATCTTAAATCCTTCTTGGCACTGGTAATTCCTTATTTTAGTTGGTTATCTTTTTTGTTCTATTATGTAATTACCTGGCTAAGTTCACCTCCGCAATTGAATGAAtgattggattttttttaatcttgttGTATAGAACTTATTTTGTTTTAGGTCAGTGATAAGCAAAGTTCTATTCTAATCTGGCACTGCTGTGGTTATATTAGTACACAAAATTGATTGGATTAATGTGCTTTGCTTTGTCCTTGGTATTTATTGACAATAACTCTTTTAGTTGTGGGAGTTCTGCATAATAGTTTGTTCACAGTCTCCTTTTTGCAATGCAGACAAAATCTTGAGCAAAATGGGAGAAGGTTTGATTTCCTTCAATATGCCATGTTCTCTTGTACTTCGTACGTTTTTTCTGTTATTCTAATAAGAGCAACATGAGTTGGATTTTTGCAGGTACTTTTGGACGAGTTTTGGAATGCTGGGATCGCGACACACGTGAATATGTTGCAATAAAAGTTGTTCGGAGCATCCGAAAGTACCGGGACGCTGCAATGATTGAGATTGATGTGCTCAATCGCCTTGCAGAAAATGAGAAATACAGACCCCTGTGAGTGTCTCACAAACTTaaataaatttaaaattttactATTTATATTTCTCATTCGATGGCTCTTTTTAATGGTCAGCTGTGTCCAAATTCAAAGATGGTTTGACTATCGCAATCATATATGCATTGTAAGTCTCATTCTTTTGTTCATTTATGCTTGTTCTGCAAGTTGAATTCAAGCGTCAGTTGTTATGCTCACTGTCAGCTCCAATAACGTATTGCATTCCTGTTTATATTCCTCGTTCTGCAACAGTTTATTTTCTTCCTTCATGGCACCTCTTACCCATACATAGGGAGAGATGCTGGCAGGGTTCTACACATAACATGATAATGCAGTGTATGTGTAATAAGATTTGCATGCTTATACAACAGTCGCTGCTCTTTGCTCATAAAGGTTCCCCTGATatggaaacaaaataaagataACTTTTATTCAATGGATATCAATGGTTTTGTCAGGTATTTGAGAAGCTTGGGCCAAGCTTGTATGATTTTCTAAAGAGAAATAGATACCAACCTTTCCCTGTGGAACTTGTGCGGGAGTTTGGACGGCAACTGTTGGAATCTGTAGCATGTGTGTGATTGCTTGATTCTGCATATCCGTTCTTAATAATTTTGGCAGTTGCAGATTCATTCTTCTCTTGCTGCAAAGTGGCATGCTTGAccatcttttcctttcttctaaAATAGATATGCACGAATTACGCCTTATTCACACTGATCTGAAGCCAGAAAACATACTCCTTGTATCTTCTGAACATATAAAGGTTCCAAGTTCCAAGGTACCTAATCTTAACTAATTCTGTAGTGCGCATCTAATATTTTGAAATTAGGCATACGGTATTAGCAGTTATCTTGAATGACCACTTGGGGTTGTACAGAAGAATTCACAAGATGAGATGCATTTCAAGTGCTTGCCGAAGTCCAGTGCCATAAAGCTCATAGATTTTGGTAGTACTGCCTTTGATAATCAGGAACATAACTCAATCGTTTCTACGAGGCATTACAGGGCACCTGAAATAATCTTAGGTAATTTGGTTATTCTTAAAGGTTTGCTTTTGTTTCATCTTGTTTTAGGTATAGGTTTCTGTGTTGCTGAATATGCTTATAATGCATGCCCGTTGATGCTTTTATTTATGAATAAATGAAAATACATATTGAGAACAGAAACTTCTTGCCATTTCCATAATAGTGTTAGCTAGTGAGAAAGATccttcaaatttgatcaaaatattGTGCCAATAATGGAAGATTATAAATATAATGATATGAAGTGTACAGACTTCCATTGATTAATTGTTAAGTACTGGTTGGTTTTGTAGAATAGGAACTGTGTCTATTATACATCAGCACTTTTGAGCATCTGATAGTTTTTGCTTTGTTGGACtgtttgcttcttttcttttgtgtagTTTCCTGCTTGGAAAGATTTTAGTGATGCACATGTCTATTGCTTTTGATGCTATTGATTAACACTGTTGGTTAGTTGATGTTTGGTTTGGACATCCCCCTTAAGAATGAGCGTGAAGGTTGAATTACAGAGAATGATTGAAATACAGGCAGCATACATATATGATTCTCTTCCTTGCACAATGGTTTATCTAAGAACATATTCAGTTCTATATTTGATGGTTCTGGCCCCGATGAGGTTGTAGGTCTTACAAAAATAGTTATATAGTTGGGTGTCGGTTGGTCTAAATCATACTCTGCCTTTTATATATGCCAACCTGAAACCTGTACTATGCTCAAATTATACCACTGTGCTGAACTACTGGTAAAATTTTGATTAGACTGACCTCTGTTCTTTTTATGTTGAATAAGAACTGATATTTTGTTCTGTTTCATTGAGGTTAGACCAACTACCGTAGTGCTTGCTAATGTTTCTCCCAGCAGGGAATCTTGAGTTCTGATGTTGTTGAATATTCATGTGGCAGGGTTAGGCTGGAGTTTGCCATGTGATATCTGGAGTGTTGGTTGCATCCTTGTTGAACTATGCTCGGTTTGTTTGCTTCTAACgcctctctttttctcttctaCCTTACTCGATGTGTTCTTAACCCTAAACATTTTTAGGGGGAAGCATTGTTTCAGACACATGAGAACTTGGAACACCTAGCAATGATGGAGAGGGTTTTAGGACCGATTCCAGAGCACATGATACGGAAAGCTAAGTTAGTATTTATACAGTTTAATTGATGCCCAGTTTTCTGTTTCTCCTTGTGTTGTCTTCAACAAACCTGGAGGTTCAGGGTTTGAACCCAGACCATACACATATTCCATTTTGTATTAAATCTTCTGTGCCAAACTTCTACTCGTAGAAAACATTGGCACATCCTGCCTGCAAAGAAGAAACCTTGATTTTTTGTCTTCCGTAGTATGTAAGTGgagtgtttctttttttatacTCATGTGTCATACTTATCTCCTGTACGTCACTTGGAATATGCAGTTCATCAGCTCAGAAATATTTTAAGCGAGGTACACGTTTAAATTGGCCTGAAGGTGCTGTTACAAGAGAAAGCATTAGAGCAGTCAGAAAACTACATCGGCTAAAGGTTGCCCTGAATCTGATTATGCTTTTTCAGTTCTACTTGTCCATACTTATCAATTTTCAAAGCACCTATGCATGTTTGTGGTACCTAGGTTACCTTCTTATTTCTGTTTGCTACCagtaaaaatattttgacATAGTTACATAAGTTGCTTGCATATGTAACTGCGCATGGATAGTTGTGTCCTTCAACTGGCTGAAGACTATGTGTGATAATGCATATTTTTTAATAATCACATTTTAGTTGAGCTTGTTGGACTGCACATAGGAAAAGTAAATAAGTCCAACTAATGTTACTATTTTGTAGTTTTAGTAATCTGGAATATGAGTTGCCTAATAACCTGCAACAAAGAGAATGTGGTAATGTAACATAGCATAATATGAAATGAACAGTTTCAAAGTGCAAAGATGATTCAGCTTCCATATTTCATCTGTAACTTCAGGACTTGGTTGCGAAGAATGCGGACCATTCAAGGGCATCCCTGGCAGACTTGCTATATGGTCTTTTAAGATTTGAGCCTTCAGAGCGCCTTACTGCCCAAGAAGCTCTAGACCATCCATTCTTCAGAAATCCAGCTCCAACATAACTCTTTTGACTCTGCTCCTCACAATAGCTACGCCAAGAACGAGGCCTGGAGTAGCAGGTACAAGACCATTAACATAAGGCCGTAGGCCTTTAGCTAATCTCTACCCCAAAAAAGGTCATCTAAGCTGAGCTCTAGTGCTTGGCGGTGGTGATAAGCTGTTGTTTCGGTCACCCGTTGTAATGTACAATAGCATTTCTTCTGGGTAGATTAGTGTACCAGATGACACTTGTACATTACATTAAATACAAGCTGTGCGGCCCGTGAATCCGGATCCAGATCCTATTTTGTGATCACACCGCAATGGCCGTTGACCAAGGCAGCTGTAAAGGCTTTCCGATGCATGTATTTTGCCTGGGATGTTTCTGTTGCTTCGGTGGAATCTGACCAAAGTTAATCTTCCCAGTAACTTGATTAAAGTCGTGTGCTTGTGGCTCGTGAATTGTTTTCATCATGAATCAACGCCATGGATCGATGTGGAAAAGAAAACTGATTATGATTGTTTGACTTGAGAAAACAACGTGTATTAGCCGGTTTCTAAAACACGGGAGTAGGAAAAATGTAGGATTAAAGTGCTATGCACTATTATATCCTACTCTCCTTCCGATCAATaaaaaaagtgtcgtccattttgtactaagttagtattcctccgtccaacaaaagatgtctcaaatttgtcaaaatttgtcaaattctgtctagatacatccaaattttgacaaatttgagacatcttttgtaagacggagggagtacaaattttgtagaaaatgagcgatattttttatgaatcagaTGGAGTAACAGAATGAAAAATGTTAGGAATTAGCATCAAGTGTTGTGACACTTATAGTAAGAGGTTTGAGTAGATGAAATATTTTCTCCAAACAAAGAACTACCAGTTTGGTAAATATAAGAACTCCTAGTTTTGTCGTAAGTCAAatctgatcaagtttataaatAAAGGACTGGCATAACGCGTGACGGTCGTGCGTTAGCCCGCGCGCGGACGTTTTGTCGGGGCAGTGATGGGATATATGTAGCATATGACATACGGAgattaatgcatgcatgcaatataGGACAACAATACAAGAATGACTACTAAATGGAGCATATGACATACGGAgattaatgcatgcatgcaacataGGACAACAATACAAGAATGACTACTAAATGGCCTACAACACTACTAAATGGCCTGAAgactctgcatgcatgcatgcatgtccatCCATGTATTTTGCAAAATGCAACTTCAAAATGTTATATATCTTAAACCGTATAATCAATTTATGATGCATCTTCATGGTTAACTTTGTATCGACGAGATCTTAGAAACTAGATGTTATATTGGTATGTTTCGACAGACAGAAAAAAATCCTAAAAGTTGCCACCCTCTAATATACAAAATTGTCACCATCTAATACGTAAAGTTGCAATATTGTGCGACAGGCGCGCTATAGGCACAACGTGCGACGACGCCAGCTCAATTGAAATAAAGATGCACCACCAGATCTCCTCAACTTCAAATAAAGGTGCCACATCCCTTCAAAACGACTACACATAAACATTATCTCCATGTTTCTCTTAATGCCAACAAATTGTCACCCCTAATGAAAACAAATTGCCTCTCGCAGTGCACATAAATTGCCACCTTGTAAATAACACAAAGTGCCAACAATAATAAACATAAATGACCACCCCGTAATGAATACAAATTGACACCTGTAATACACACAAATTCCCAACACCTAGTGAACAGAGGTAACCATTGTACGTCCATACATTTCTGTCAAAATCTAGCACCCACCATCACACCCCGCATTTCCTCCACTACAAATTGAGGTACCATATATATTTAAGACGACAAACACAAATCTATATTTTTGTCATCCCTAGTGCACACAAATTGGCAACCCCTAATGCACATAAATTATCAACCTCAaatgaacacaaattttgACCCCTAATATACACAAATTAATTGCCACCACTAATACACAAAAATTGCCATGTCTAATAAACACATGATGAACATAAATTGCCACCTATAGTGCAAACAAATTGTCATTTCTGATGAACATAACttatgaagttgccaccctTTTAATAACAAGTTACCACATTGCAACTTTTTTCAAAGTAGGATGGTAACTTTTGCATTATCCGTTGGTAACTTTGGAGGCCAAAAAAAGTTTGTCGAAACATATCCGAGtgggatctagttttgaagcaCTCGTCGATATAAATCCAATGATACAAACCGATCGTGAATTGGATATATGCTTGAAGTTATAAGACATTTTAAAATtccaaaaataattttgtttcttttctttaaaaaCACTAAGCATGCATCTAACATACATGCAATTTATGACAGCATCAAAAGAGAGCAGCACCATGGAACGACTTCGTGCATGCTgagttagtactccctctgtccaacaaaggatgtctcaactttgagtaaatttaaatgcatctatacactaagtcatgtctagatacatccaaattttgacaaacttggtgcattcaaatttagtcaaaactgagacattctttgttggacggaataAGCATAAATTTTTCCATACACGCACATAATTCCCTTCCCTTCCACTCTAGCCAGCCGACACGTCGACAAAGGGGAGGCAAGGGGAGCAGGCGATACACAACACTTCTAGATAGAAGAGAAATGAGGAAAAATAGTTAGTGCTCTTCGCTGCCTTATACGTATGCACTCCCACCAAATGCATAGTTGGTCAATGCACCCAAATTCCTTTTAAACACCTCCAATAAAATTAATACTCGCCCCTTTGCAAAATAAGTGAtctggatttgtataagaatctacaCAAAcccatgtcacttattttgggtcggagggagtattattgtATGCGTAGATTACTGCGTATAGATTGCAGGATGACGATGACTCGTCAACTGTACATTCCAGGGAGCAAAGATGTACCGAGCCTTCGTGGCACGACCTCACGCCTCCTATCTTTATGCTGCTGCCACCCGCTAAAATCTGACGGCGGCTGGCGTTGCCATCGTTAAGTTAACTTGAATATAATCGCATATTTATTGAGCAAGTAACTAACGTCAACTAATGTCTTATTAGTTACCattaaacaaaaaagacaagttTTTCTCAAGTATTAGTGCTTGCCACAATTTCATCACCAAATTGCGTGGATTCCATTACCTAGTTGCCATGATATACATTACTAGTTGTGAGCGACAAACATCAACCTTTTGACAACTATAGAGGCATGAGATTTGACAATTTCGAAGACACAAAGTAAACATTACTACACTCGCTAAGCAAAAAGTTTGTTGATGGTAGATGGTAAGATCACAAGGGTCTCTGTCGTCGACCACAAGACGAGCCTACTTATAAATTACAACCATCATAGGACTAACAATAACCAGATAGCCAAATTTTCATCGTTGAAACCTAGAAAATTCTAGTTTTTAAAAAGTGTTGGTAGTCCATGTCTCGCACATTAGTTTAGGATTGATAGCTCAACAACTAGCCAAAATCGAACATGGAATTAGAGTTCATTATGCAATCATCAAACACACAACCAAGAAACCAAGTGGTTGAACTAGTTGACGACTGTGCAACCCCCCCAACCTCGTCTCCCAGTGTCGCCTATGTAATAGCTATCGATGGCCATCTTCCTGGAATCTCGTgctcgccgccaccagcaTCGACTTCGTCCCTGCCGACTCGTCGTCAAGGGCCACCACGTAGCCACCGACATCTTCTTTGTGAAACAAGGTAAGGGGGCGGCTATGGAGAGTGGTCAGAGGTGAGCAGGTTCGAGATTTAGGCTCGGAGCCTTGGTGGAGATCGATGAGAAAATCAGGGATGGAGAACGGCAGTGAGAGAGAGACGGGAGAAGAGGTTTGGGCAGATAACCACAGACACAGATGGGAGGAGATACGAGAGACAGAAAGGGGATCGGGGATGGATTTTCTAATCTCAAAGCGCCGTATGATAAAGCAAGGCTGGGCACATACCGCACTTAGAATAGGACATAGAAATACAACAAGTCTTCACTACTGCTGCTAAATTTTCTGCTGGATCTGCTACAACTAACCATACCTGAGACCTCACATCTTAACTCCTGATTACGCCAGTGAGATGTCTCCAtgctcttttcttgtgatCAGACAGAAATGATGCATCTATTTCAGTCTGGGCACCGATCAGCTGCGTCACCAACCTGCACTGCACTTGCCAACAACTGGCAATCAGTGGGTGTTTCATTCCTATACACAATCAACACAAATACAAGAAACAATCTAGGCATCGAACTTTGTATGCCAGGTTGACACCACTCGCACAAGATTACTACATATCAAATCCATCAACACATGAAACTCCCACAATAATGTGAATGAGATGACGCACATCAGTACTGAGATGGTGCTCCCTTCACCACACGTACACACATAGCAAGTGTGTTTACTCTGAACTCTTCTTATAATCACCGAATTTTGTCACACAATCTTAACCAACAGTACTACAAAGCATACCAAAGAAGATTAATTAGCAGGTAATTAAGCATACCTAGGATCCACCTCAGGCAG
The Brachypodium distachyon strain Bd21 chromosome 2, Brachypodium_distachyon_v3.0, whole genome shotgun sequence genome window above contains:
- the LOC100822739 gene encoding serine/threonine-protein kinase AFC3 isoform X2, with product MESSRSRKRTRQELDGAGAPPPEREVVARGGVSPPWRDDDRDGHYVFDLGENLTRRYKILSKMGEGTFGRVLECWDRDTREYVAIKVVRSIRKYRDAAMIEIDVLNRLAENEKYRPLCVQIQRWFDYRNHICIVFEKLGPSLYDFLKRNRYQPFPVELVREFGRQLLESVAYMHELRLIHTDLKPENILLVSSEHIKVPSSKNSQDEMHFKCLPKSSAIKLIDFGSTAFDNQEHNSIVSTRHYRAPEIILGLGWSLPCDIWSVGCILVELCSGEALFQTHENLEHLAMMERVLGPIPEHMIRKANSSAQKYFKRGTRLNWPEGAVTRESIRAVRKLHRLKDLVAKNADHSRASLADLLYGLLRFEPSERLTAQEALDHPFFRNPAPT
- the LOC100822739 gene encoding serine/threonine-protein kinase AFC3 isoform X1, with the translated sequence MESSRSRKRTRQELDGAGAPPPEREVVARGGVSPPWRDDDRDGHYVFDLGENLTRRYKILSKMGEGTFGRVLECWDRDTREYVAIKVVRSIRKYRDAAMIEIDVLNRLAENEKYRPLCVQIQRWFDYRNHICIVFEKLGPSLYDFLKRNRYQPFPVELVREFGRQLLESVAYMHELRLIHTDLKPENILLVSSEHIKVPSSKKNSQDEMHFKCLPKSSAIKLIDFGSTAFDNQEHNSIVSTRHYRAPEIILGLGWSLPCDIWSVGCILVELCSGEALFQTHENLEHLAMMERVLGPIPEHMIRKANSSAQKYFKRGTRLNWPEGAVTRESIRAVRKLHRLKDLVAKNADHSRASLADLLYGLLRFEPSERLTAQEALDHPFFRNPAPT
- the LOC100822739 gene encoding serine/threonine-protein kinase AFC3 isoform X3, translating into MHYMHELRLIHTDLKPENILLVSSEHIKVPSSKNSQDEMHFKCLPKSSAIKLIDFGSTAFDNQEHNSIVSTRHYRAPEIILGLGWSLPCDIWSVGCILVELCSGEALFQTHENLEHLAMMERVLGPIPEHMIRKANSSAQKYFKRGTRLNWPEGAVTRESIRAVRKLHRLKDLVAKNADHSRASLADLLYGLLRFEPSERLTAQEALDHPFFRNPAPT